In Gemmata obscuriglobus, a single genomic region encodes these proteins:
- a CDS encoding DUF1501 domain-containing protein, whose translation MHQFPSVSRRSVLKSASAGFGYLALAGLLGEQARAAEKAAPKPLGPKAPHFPAKAKRLIFVHMNGAMSHHDTFDYKPQLVKDNGKPGPGGGVLTASKFKWQQYGGTGSWFSELLPNLAKHADSMTWLRGLHTDTPAHPQAVVQLHTGSANAALTRPSLGAWLLYGLGTENQDLPGYVTVNPPPNFGGAVNYGSAFLPAHFQGTRLTDRGHLPNLRATAASDLQRKQLDLIQGMNRDLAAAPGAPDAVDGVIESFELAFQMQGKVPELLDISKEPKKVLEAYGVTDGPAGAFARQCVMARRLSEAGVRFVEICQPGWDHHNNLHKGLIDRCGSVDRPTAALLADLGARGLLDDTLVLFGSEFGRLPTSQGQDGRDHNITGYPMFLVGAGVKPGVTYGATDEYGIKAVEGRMHTTDLHATLLALMGLDHEKLTYKYAGRDFRLTDVKGNVVKEIFA comes from the coding sequence ATGCACCAGTTCCCGTCCGTGTCACGCCGCAGCGTGTTGAAATCCGCCAGCGCCGGGTTCGGCTACCTCGCGCTGGCGGGGCTGTTGGGCGAGCAGGCTCGCGCGGCCGAGAAGGCCGCCCCCAAACCTCTTGGGCCGAAGGCACCGCACTTCCCGGCCAAGGCGAAGCGGCTCATCTTCGTCCACATGAACGGGGCGATGTCGCACCACGACACGTTCGACTACAAGCCGCAACTGGTGAAGGACAACGGCAAGCCGGGGCCGGGCGGCGGGGTGCTCACCGCGTCTAAGTTCAAGTGGCAGCAGTACGGGGGCACGGGGTCGTGGTTCTCCGAACTGCTCCCGAACCTGGCCAAGCACGCGGACAGCATGACATGGCTCCGCGGGCTCCACACCGACACCCCGGCGCACCCGCAGGCGGTGGTGCAGTTGCACACCGGCAGCGCGAACGCCGCGCTCACCCGGCCCAGCCTGGGCGCGTGGCTCCTGTACGGGCTGGGCACCGAGAACCAGGACCTGCCCGGGTACGTGACCGTCAACCCGCCGCCCAACTTCGGCGGCGCGGTGAACTACGGCAGCGCGTTCCTGCCGGCCCACTTCCAGGGCACCCGCCTCACCGACCGGGGGCACCTGCCGAACCTCCGCGCCACCGCCGCGAGCGACTTGCAGCGCAAGCAACTGGACCTGATCCAGGGGATGAACCGGGACCTCGCCGCGGCCCCCGGGGCGCCGGACGCGGTGGACGGGGTGATCGAGTCGTTCGAGCTGGCGTTCCAGATGCAGGGGAAGGTGCCGGAGCTGCTCGACATCTCGAAGGAGCCCAAGAAGGTGCTTGAGGCGTATGGGGTGACGGACGGGCCGGCGGGGGCGTTCGCGCGGCAGTGCGTGATGGCCCGGCGGTTGAGCGAGGCGGGCGTGCGGTTCGTGGAGATCTGCCAGCCCGGGTGGGACCACCACAACAACCTGCACAAGGGGCTCATCGACCGGTGCGGGTCGGTGGACCGGCCGACCGCGGCGCTGCTCGCGGACCTCGGCGCGCGCGGGCTGCTGGACGACACGCTGGTGCTGTTCGGGAGCGAGTTCGGACGGCTCCCCACGTCCCAAGGGCAGGACGGGCGGGACCACAACATCACCGGGTACCCGATGTTCCTCGTCGGCGCGGGGGTGAAGCCGGGCGTCACCTACGGCGCCACCGACGAGTACGGGATCAAGGCGGTGGAAGGGCGGATGCACACCACCGACCTGCACGCCACGCTGCTCGCGCTCATGGGGCTGGACCACGAGAAGTTGACCTACAAGTACGCCGGCCGCGACTTCCGGCTCACCGACGTGAAGGGCAACGTGGTCAAAGAGATCTTCGCCTGA
- a CDS encoding PSD1 and planctomycete cytochrome C domain-containing protein: protein MNRFRLIPLAMLVLAFSATARAADPDAAKVEFFEKKVRPILAGHCYGCHSADTKPAGGLRVDDRNGLLSGGNTGPSVVPGAPEKSLLITRVTTKNEKRRMPSEGEALSEEQVGVLRQWIKDGAAWPAVRVPASLGQAKPEYEKLKKEHWAFRPLAEPTAPAVKDAAWARGAVDRFILAALEAKGLKPVGDADKVALLRRVTFDLTGLPPTPAEIDAFLKDESPTAFEKVVDRLLASPQFGERWGRHWLDVARYGESTGPSRNIPYPHAWRYRDYVIDAVNADVPFDRFVREQVAGDLLPAKDDAERNRLLTATGFLALGVKDVNQRFKVRFVMDNVDEQVDAVTRSVLGLTVSCARCHDHKFDPVPMVDYYALAGIFTSTENASGLRNQMGGAGLAYYVPANLVRLTGDLPPADPEKVAKLTAEVAEAKKAWDAIRGTPEGLKPAPNGQPTQRPYRLKYEALQGELNALTDPAARGLAAHGARDATTVADTELRVRGEAEKLGPVVPRGFLTAFEVPGAAKVNPKQSGRLELAQWLTSSGNPLAPRVAVNRVWQHLFGTGLVNTVDNFGVTGAAPSHPELLDHLARQFLADGWSTKKLVRHLVLSRTYRLSSDATAAHRAADPDNRLLWRHAPRRLSAEELRDAALAAAGALDPKRPDGSPATALRMVEMRDNGPESNAIHERADAATYRSVYLPLLRGVTPHALEAFDPVDQTLVSGTRDTTTVPAQALFLLNSPFVRKQALVFAERLLKDRDAADADRVRAAYRLSVGREPTDAEVDRARAFVGAYESEYRKNPPKVVKAPAPKKGPAPKKVDDPAQDPDQIDQTSETVTEDVVQAKDPRTAAWMAFTQALLASAEFRYVK, encoded by the coding sequence GTGAACCGGTTCCGACTGATCCCACTCGCGATGCTGGTGCTGGCGTTTTCGGCCACCGCCCGCGCCGCGGACCCGGACGCCGCGAAGGTGGAGTTCTTCGAGAAGAAGGTGCGCCCGATCCTGGCGGGGCACTGTTACGGGTGCCACTCGGCCGACACCAAGCCGGCCGGCGGGCTGCGGGTGGACGACCGCAACGGGCTGCTGTCCGGCGGCAACACCGGCCCGTCCGTCGTGCCCGGCGCGCCCGAGAAGAGCCTGCTCATCACCCGCGTCACCACCAAGAACGAGAAGCGGCGCATGCCCAGCGAGGGCGAAGCGCTGTCCGAGGAGCAGGTGGGCGTGCTGCGCCAGTGGATCAAGGACGGCGCCGCGTGGCCGGCGGTCCGGGTGCCGGCCTCGCTGGGCCAGGCGAAACCCGAGTACGAGAAGCTCAAGAAGGAGCACTGGGCGTTCCGGCCGCTCGCCGAGCCCACAGCACCCGCAGTCAAAGACGCGGCGTGGGCGCGGGGCGCCGTGGACCGGTTCATCCTCGCCGCGCTCGAGGCGAAGGGGCTGAAGCCGGTCGGCGACGCGGACAAGGTGGCGCTGCTCCGGCGCGTGACGTTCGACCTCACCGGGCTGCCGCCCACGCCCGCCGAGATCGACGCGTTCCTGAAAGACGAATCGCCCACGGCGTTCGAGAAGGTGGTGGACCGCCTTCTGGCGTCGCCCCAGTTCGGCGAGCGCTGGGGGCGGCACTGGCTGGACGTGGCCCGGTACGGCGAGAGCACCGGCCCGAGCCGCAACATCCCGTACCCGCACGCGTGGCGGTATCGCGACTACGTGATAGACGCGGTGAACGCCGACGTGCCGTTCGACCGGTTCGTCCGCGAGCAGGTCGCCGGCGACCTGTTGCCCGCAAAGGACGACGCCGAGCGGAACCGGCTGCTCACCGCGACCGGGTTCCTGGCGCTGGGCGTGAAGGACGTGAACCAGCGGTTCAAGGTCCGGTTCGTGATGGACAACGTGGACGAGCAGGTGGACGCGGTCACCCGCTCGGTGCTCGGGCTGACGGTGAGCTGTGCGCGGTGCCACGACCACAAGTTCGACCCGGTGCCGATGGTCGATTACTACGCGCTGGCCGGCATCTTCACCAGCACCGAGAACGCGTCCGGGCTGCGGAACCAGATGGGCGGCGCCGGGCTGGCGTACTACGTCCCGGCGAACCTCGTGCGGCTGACCGGTGATCTGCCGCCGGCGGACCCCGAGAAGGTCGCCAAACTGACCGCCGAAGTGGCAGAAGCGAAGAAGGCCTGGGACGCGATCCGCGGCACCCCCGAGGGCCTCAAACCGGCCCCGAACGGCCAGCCGACGCAGCGCCCGTACCGGCTCAAGTACGAAGCGCTCCAGGGCGAGTTGAACGCGCTCACCGACCCGGCGGCACGCGGGCTGGCGGCGCACGGCGCGCGGGACGCGACAACAGTTGCCGACACCGAGCTGCGCGTCCGCGGCGAGGCGGAAAAGCTCGGGCCGGTGGTGCCGCGCGGGTTCCTGACCGCGTTCGAGGTGCCCGGGGCGGCGAAGGTGAACCCGAAGCAGAGCGGGCGCCTGGAACTGGCCCAGTGGCTCACCAGTTCGGGTAACCCGCTGGCCCCGCGGGTGGCGGTGAACCGCGTGTGGCAGCACCTGTTCGGCACCGGGCTCGTGAACACCGTTGACAACTTCGGGGTGACCGGGGCGGCCCCGTCGCACCCCGAACTGCTCGACCACCTCGCCCGGCAGTTCCTCGCGGACGGGTGGAGTACGAAGAAGCTGGTGCGGCACCTGGTCCTGAGCCGGACGTACCGGCTCAGCTCGGATGCGACCGCGGCGCACCGGGCCGCGGACCCCGACAACCGGCTGCTGTGGCGCCACGCGCCGCGGCGGCTGAGCGCCGAGGAGCTGCGGGACGCGGCGCTGGCCGCGGCCGGCGCCCTGGACCCGAAGCGCCCGGACGGGTCGCCCGCGACCGCGCTGCGGATGGTCGAAATGCGGGACAACGGCCCCGAGTCCAACGCGATCCACGAGAGGGCCGACGCCGCGACCTACCGGAGCGTCTACCTGCCGCTGTTGCGTGGCGTAACGCCGCACGCGCTGGAGGCGTTCGACCCGGTGGACCAGACACTGGTCAGCGGCACCCGTGACACCACCACCGTGCCCGCCCAGGCGCTGTTCCTGCTCAACTCCCCCTTCGTGCGCAAGCAGGCCCTGGTGTTCGCCGAGCGGCTCCTCAAGGACCGCGACGCGGCCGACGCCGACCGCGTTCGCGCGGCGTACCGGTTGAGCGTCGGCCGCGAGCCGACCGACGCGGAGGTCGACCGGGCGCGGGCGTTCGTGGGGGCTTACGAGTCCGAGTACCGCAAGAACCCGCCGAAGGTGGTCAAGGCGCCGGCTCCGAAGAAGGGACCCGCACCGAAGAAGGTCGATGACCCGGCCCAGGACCCGGACCAGATCGACCAGACCAGCGAGACCGTCACCGAGGACGTGGTTCAGGCGAAGGACCCGCGCACCGCCGCCTGGATGGCGTTCACACAAGCCCTCCTCGCCAGCGCCGAGTTCCGCTACGTGAAGTGA
- a CDS encoding DUF1559 domain-containing protein has product MTVRIRRGFTLIELLVVIAIIAILIGLLLPAVQKVREAAARLQCQNNLKQIGLAAHNFHDSYQFLPPAFIGDNSEALDGWATWGALLLPYIEQTAQYNLWDIRYLASQQPLAAVQTQVKIYLCPSRPAPVLSVSDFRPEGAALTDYAASFGTHAAYTSSTGAIIPNLPYVATDSGGRVYVTKWSSQTNFGSVTDGASNTTMFGEKSIRPNSLRGKNEDRSVFGGNRNNIRRMMGTSSVNGDVRPLLPPDNQNLPFANSSFGGPHPGVTNFVFVDGSVRSLRISTPVNVLTALVTRAGSEVVSNDY; this is encoded by the coding sequence ATGACTGTTCGCATTCGGCGTGGTTTCACGCTGATCGAGTTGCTGGTGGTGATCGCGATCATCGCGATTCTGATCGGGCTCCTGCTACCAGCGGTCCAGAAGGTTCGCGAGGCGGCGGCGCGGCTTCAGTGCCAGAACAACCTCAAGCAGATCGGGCTGGCGGCGCACAACTTCCACGACAGCTACCAGTTCCTGCCGCCGGCGTTCATCGGGGACAACTCCGAGGCCCTTGACGGCTGGGCCACGTGGGGCGCGCTGCTGCTGCCGTACATCGAGCAAACCGCCCAGTACAACTTGTGGGACATCCGCTACCTCGCGTCCCAGCAACCGCTCGCCGCGGTGCAGACGCAGGTCAAGATTTACCTGTGCCCGTCGCGCCCCGCGCCCGTGCTGAGCGTGAGCGATTTCCGGCCCGAGGGTGCCGCGCTCACCGACTACGCGGCGAGTTTCGGCACCCACGCCGCGTACACGTCCTCCACGGGCGCGATCATCCCGAACCTGCCTTACGTCGCGACCGACTCCGGCGGCCGTGTGTACGTCACCAAGTGGTCGAGCCAGACCAACTTCGGCAGCGTCACGGACGGCGCCAGCAACACCACAATGTTCGGCGAAAAGTCGATCCGCCCGAACTCGCTGCGCGGCAAGAACGAGGACCGCAGCGTGTTCGGCGGGAACCGCAACAACATCCGCCGCATGATGGGCACGAGCAGCGTGAACGGCGACGTGCGCCCGCTGCTGCCGCCCGACAACCAGAACCTCCCGTTCGCGAACAGCAGCTTCGGCGGCCCGCACCCGGGCGTCACCAACTTCGTGTTCGTGGACGGCAGCGTCCGCTCGCTGCGGATCAGCACCCCGGTGAACGTGCTGACCGCCCTGGTCACGCGGGCCGGCAGTGAAGTGGTGTCGAACGATTACTAG
- a CDS encoding VPS10 domain-containing protein, protein MKPSQLNGRRAAFALLAALVFSFPGIAKSEEDDAKKEIADVQKQIDLLQKKLDALRKGEPPAPAPNAIPETAIAKMTWRNIGPANMGGRITALAVVESDPNTYYVATASGGLLKTVNNGTTFSFVFEKEATVSIGDVAVAPSDPNVVYVGTGEHNPRNSVSYGDGVYKSTDAGKTWQNVGLKKSFSVGRIVVHPKDPNTVYVAAMGRVWGPNEERGVFKTADGGKTWQKVLYVDDRTGAIELRMDPTDPNVLLAGLWERKRDEFDGFFGQGPWPGPDQYGPIVAHGPGGGLFKTADAGKTWKKLTGEKAAPGLPTAKTGRIGLDYSRKTKGLVYAIIDTENIGKGRPVLTVYMGVSGEGEKEGAKVTAVVEDGPAAKAGLKEGDLITAIDGKKVASYDEVLDFLTSKKPDDVVKLTVVRAKGKASDKKDAKAETETLTVELKLAARPSTPEPKKGGFQPKGGQQTLSPGGLAVEVAGFDAPVKVADVPKDGAAAKAGVKAGMTIVAVEGTDTPDFRAYRTELRVGGKVENPRQAGDKVKVSFQEGDKKPFEVTLALAAAETRFQGGGGGGGRPTAPSARPFIMQTQVGGQQANVQNNQGKDGYQTGGVFVSKDNGDTWTRVNSLNPRPFYFSNVRVDPTDDKTVYVLGDTVLWRSTDGGNRFASAQASTVHPDHHALWIDPRDSRHMILGCDGGFYSTYDRGATWDHLNVLALGQFYHVAVDTRKPYRVYGGLQDNGSWGGPSRTLRGTGPANEDWQYLRGGDGFVCRVDPNDPDVVYSESQNGAIGWINLKTGEQKGTRPRPVKPGEALRFNWNTPFILSAHNSGIFYCGAQYVFRSVNRGENLKAVSPDLTRTKQGSMTALAESPKSADVLWAGTDDGNLWVTRDGGGNWTNALEALKKAGLPGPRCVSAIEPGRTKEGLCYVALDGHRSDDDKPYLFVTEDYGATWKSVTGNLPAFGSTRVIREDITAPEILYCGTEFGIWVSVNRGASWAKLNSNLPTVAVHEVAQPTTASEIVVATHGRSVWVLDVASLRQMKPEALAAPATLFAPAPVTRWQFGPGSFPYSRDVRKFYGTNPAPGGSIEYLLTKPAKDVSLKVLDVNNKVVREFRGPPAAAGFHKLTWAPPRAGAYRVVLTADGKEYAQMAVVENDPNADPKAVITDAPQPVPGGDADGDEEEEELRKEVAPFIPKARD, encoded by the coding sequence GTGAAGCCGTCACAGCTTAACGGGCGCCGGGCCGCGTTCGCGCTGCTCGCCGCGCTCGTGTTCAGTTTTCCGGGCATCGCCAAGTCCGAAGAGGATGACGCCAAGAAAGAGATCGCGGACGTTCAGAAGCAGATCGATCTGCTTCAAAAGAAGCTGGACGCGCTGCGCAAGGGCGAGCCGCCCGCCCCGGCGCCTAACGCGATCCCCGAAACCGCAATCGCCAAGATGACGTGGCGCAACATCGGCCCCGCGAACATGGGCGGGCGCATCACCGCGCTGGCGGTCGTGGAGAGCGACCCGAACACCTACTACGTTGCCACCGCGAGCGGCGGGCTGCTCAAAACCGTCAACAACGGCACCACCTTCAGCTTCGTGTTCGAGAAGGAGGCGACGGTCTCCATCGGTGACGTGGCGGTCGCGCCGAGCGACCCGAACGTCGTGTACGTCGGCACCGGCGAGCACAACCCGCGCAACTCCGTGTCCTACGGCGACGGGGTTTACAAGAGCACCGACGCCGGGAAGACCTGGCAGAACGTCGGGCTGAAGAAGTCGTTCTCGGTCGGGCGGATCGTCGTTCACCCCAAAGACCCCAACACGGTGTACGTCGCCGCGATGGGCCGCGTGTGGGGGCCGAACGAGGAGCGCGGCGTCTTCAAGACCGCGGACGGCGGGAAGACGTGGCAGAAGGTGCTGTACGTCGACGACCGGACCGGGGCCATCGAGCTGCGCATGGACCCGACCGACCCCAACGTGCTGCTCGCGGGGCTGTGGGAGCGGAAGCGGGACGAGTTCGACGGGTTCTTCGGCCAGGGGCCGTGGCCCGGCCCGGACCAGTACGGGCCGATCGTCGCGCACGGCCCGGGGGGCGGGCTGTTCAAAACCGCGGACGCCGGGAAGACCTGGAAGAAGCTCACCGGCGAGAAGGCCGCCCCCGGGTTGCCCACCGCGAAGACCGGCCGCATCGGGCTGGACTACTCGCGCAAGACGAAGGGGCTCGTGTACGCGATCATCGACACCGAGAACATCGGCAAGGGGCGTCCGGTGCTCACGGTGTACATGGGCGTCTCCGGCGAGGGCGAGAAGGAAGGGGCGAAGGTCACCGCGGTCGTCGAGGACGGCCCCGCCGCGAAAGCCGGGTTGAAAGAGGGGGACCTCATCACCGCGATCGACGGCAAGAAGGTCGCCAGTTACGACGAGGTGCTCGACTTCCTGACGAGCAAGAAGCCCGACGACGTGGTGAAGCTCACCGTGGTCCGTGCGAAGGGCAAAGCGAGTGACAAGAAGGACGCGAAAGCGGAAACCGAAACGCTCACCGTCGAGCTGAAGCTCGCGGCCCGGCCCAGCACCCCCGAGCCGAAGAAGGGCGGGTTCCAGCCGAAGGGCGGCCAGCAGACGCTCTCCCCCGGCGGCCTGGCGGTCGAGGTCGCGGGCTTCGACGCGCCGGTGAAGGTCGCGGACGTGCCGAAGGACGGCGCCGCGGCCAAGGCCGGGGTGAAGGCCGGCATGACCATCGTGGCCGTTGAAGGAACGGACACGCCGGACTTCCGCGCGTACCGCACCGAGCTGCGCGTCGGCGGGAAGGTCGAGAACCCGCGGCAGGCCGGCGACAAGGTGAAGGTGTCGTTCCAGGAGGGCGACAAGAAGCCCTTCGAGGTGACACTCGCGCTCGCGGCGGCCGAAACGCGGTTCCAGGGGGGCGGCGGGGGCGGCGGGCGCCCGACTGCCCCGTCGGCCCGGCCGTTCATCATGCAGACGCAGGTGGGCGGGCAGCAGGCGAACGTTCAGAACAACCAGGGCAAGGACGGCTACCAGACCGGCGGCGTGTTCGTGTCGAAGGACAACGGCGACACCTGGACCCGCGTCAACAGCCTCAACCCGCGCCCGTTCTACTTCTCGAACGTCCGCGTCGACCCGACCGACGACAAAACCGTTTACGTCCTCGGCGACACCGTGCTGTGGCGCAGCACCGACGGCGGGAACCGGTTCGCCAGCGCGCAGGCGAGCACCGTCCACCCGGACCACCACGCCCTCTGGATCGACCCGCGGGACAGCCGGCACATGATCCTGGGCTGCGACGGCGGGTTCTACTCCACCTACGACCGCGGCGCCACCTGGGACCACCTGAACGTGCTGGCGCTGGGGCAGTTCTACCACGTCGCGGTGGACACCCGGAAGCCGTACCGGGTGTACGGCGGGTTGCAGGACAACGGGAGCTGGGGCGGGCCGTCGCGCACGCTCCGCGGCACCGGCCCGGCGAACGAGGACTGGCAGTACCTCCGCGGCGGCGACGGGTTCGTGTGCCGCGTGGACCCGAACGACCCCGACGTGGTCTACTCGGAGAGCCAGAACGGCGCCATCGGCTGGATCAACCTGAAGACCGGCGAGCAGAAGGGCACCCGCCCGCGCCCGGTCAAGCCGGGCGAGGCGCTGCGGTTCAACTGGAACACGCCGTTCATCCTGTCGGCCCACAACTCCGGCATCTTCTACTGTGGCGCGCAGTACGTGTTCCGCTCGGTGAACCGCGGGGAGAACCTGAAGGCCGTCAGCCCCGATCTGACGCGCACCAAACAGGGCTCGATGACGGCGCTCGCCGAGAGCCCCAAGAGCGCGGACGTGCTGTGGGCCGGCACCGACGACGGCAACCTGTGGGTGACGCGGGACGGCGGCGGGAACTGGACCAACGCGCTGGAGGCCCTCAAGAAGGCCGGGCTGCCGGGGCCGCGGTGCGTCAGCGCGATCGAGCCCGGGCGCACGAAAGAAGGGCTGTGCTACGTGGCCCTCGACGGGCACCGCTCCGACGACGACAAGCCGTACCTCTTCGTGACCGAGGACTACGGCGCGACCTGGAAGAGCGTTACGGGGAACCTTCCGGCGTTCGGTTCGACGCGGGTGATCCGCGAGGACATCACGGCGCCCGAGATCCTGTACTGCGGCACCGAGTTCGGTATTTGGGTGTCGGTCAACCGCGGCGCGAGCTGGGCGAAGCTGAACAGCAACCTGCCCACCGTGGCGGTTCATGAGGTCGCGCAGCCCACGACCGCGAGCGAGATCGTGGTCGCGACGCACGGCCGGAGCGTGTGGGTGCTGGACGTGGCGAGCCTGCGTCAGATGAAGCCCGAGGCGCTCGCGGCCCCGGCCACCCTGTTCGCGCCGGCGCCGGTGACGCGGTGGCAGTTCGGGCCGGGCAGCTTCCCGTACTCGCGGGACGTGCGCAAGTTCTACGGCACTAACCCGGCCCCCGGCGGCAGCATCGAGTACCTGCTCACCAAACCCGCGAAGGACGTGAGCCTGAAGGTCCTCGACGTGAACAACAAGGTGGTGCGCGAGTTCCGCGGCCCGCCCGCGGCGGCCGGGTTCCACAAGCTCACGTGGGCGCCGCCGCGGGCCGGCGCGTACCGCGTCGTTCTGACCGCAGACGGTAAGGAGTACGCGCAGATGGCGGTGGTCGAGAACGACCCGAACGCGGACCCGAAGGCGGTCATCACGGACGCCCCGCAACCGGTTCCCGGCGGGGACGCCGACGGCGACGAGGAAGAGGAGGAGTTGAGGAAGGAAGTGGCGCCGTTCATCCCGAAGGCACGGGACTGA
- a CDS encoding NfeD family protein, translating to MAVRIGDSGTAMTALRPQGVVRIGGTRHDARSEGGYVETGSEVVVVGGDNTGLIVRRVEPGPAVALPNHGREVYGSFGARVAAEGAREDAERARWESARRRYGFVVGSLFGALAGGGGTAQLWGPIVERAGAPWAVAALAAVGGAAWGACLFRGLDARLRELGGDYWRFTTASTGLGLTGGALVAAWGVPAVGLGLGLAGAIGATLAFAVIPPALGMLFEWVAGGED from the coding sequence GTGGCGGTGCGCATCGGTGACAGTGGGACGGCGATGACCGCGCTCCGCCCGCAGGGGGTGGTCCGAATCGGCGGAACCCGACACGACGCCCGCTCGGAAGGCGGGTACGTCGAGACCGGGTCCGAGGTCGTCGTGGTCGGCGGTGACAACACGGGGCTGATTGTGCGCCGCGTCGAACCCGGACCGGCCGTTGCCCTTCCCAACCACGGCCGGGAGGTTTACGGTTCCTTCGGCGCGCGGGTCGCCGCAGAGGGGGCGCGAGAGGACGCCGAGCGAGCGCGGTGGGAATCGGCCCGGCGGCGGTACGGGTTCGTCGTCGGTAGTTTGTTCGGGGCCTTGGCCGGCGGAGGCGGGACCGCGCAGTTGTGGGGACCGATCGTCGAGCGTGCCGGGGCGCCGTGGGCAGTCGCGGCACTGGCCGCAGTCGGCGGCGCGGCGTGGGGGGCGTGCCTGTTCCGCGGGTTGGACGCGAGGCTGCGGGAACTGGGTGGCGATTACTGGCGGTTCACGACGGCGTCCACCGGCTTGGGATTGACCGGCGGGGCGCTCGTCGCGGCGTGGGGCGTCCCGGCGGTCGGGCTTGGCTTGGGATTGGCTGGCGCGATTGGGGCAACGCTGGCTTTCGCGGTCATTCCCCCCGCACTCGGGATGCTGTTCGAGTGGGTGGCGGGCGGCGAAGACTGA
- a CDS encoding YebC/PmpR family DNA-binding transcriptional regulator, which translates to MAGHSHAKNIMRHKAVVDAKRGKLFSKLSRYIIIAAKNGGGDPTMNLPLRYAIDKARSVSMPKDNIERAIKRGTGELEGVTFDEILYEGMTNGVAVLVEVMTDNRNRTNGEIKKIFERANTEPGKPNSALYLFDRKGFFAIDATKFKDEDAIMGVALEAGADDMKREGDAFEITCDPSKFSAVLEALKAANLETFEAEVKFLAKAPKEIDVETGKKVVRFMDALDDHDDVQNVFTDAIITDEMAE; encoded by the coding sequence ATGGCAGGCCACAGTCACGCGAAGAACATCATGCGCCACAAGGCGGTGGTGGACGCGAAGCGCGGCAAGCTGTTCAGCAAGCTCAGCCGGTACATCATCATCGCGGCCAAGAACGGTGGCGGCGACCCCACGATGAACCTGCCGCTCCGGTACGCCATCGACAAGGCCCGGTCCGTGTCGATGCCCAAGGACAACATCGAGCGGGCCATCAAGCGCGGCACCGGCGAGCTGGAAGGGGTCACCTTCGACGAGATCCTGTACGAGGGCATGACGAACGGGGTCGCGGTGCTGGTGGAAGTGATGACCGACAACCGGAACCGCACCAACGGCGAGATCAAGAAGATCTTCGAGCGGGCCAACACGGAGCCGGGCAAGCCGAACAGCGCCCTGTACCTGTTCGACCGCAAGGGGTTCTTCGCCATCGACGCGACCAAGTTCAAGGACGAGGACGCGATCATGGGCGTGGCGCTGGAGGCCGGCGCCGACGACATGAAGCGCGAGGGCGACGCGTTCGAGATCACCTGCGACCCGTCCAAGTTCTCGGCGGTGCTGGAGGCGCTCAAGGCCGCCAACCTCGAGACGTTCGAGGCCGAGGTGAAGTTCCTGGCGAAGGCGCCCAAAGAGATCGACGTGGAGACCGGCAAGAAGGTGGTCCGGTTCATGGACGCGCTGGACGACCACGACGACGTCCAGAACGTCTTCACCGACGCCATCATCACGGACGAAATGGCCGAGTAG